One stretch of Heliomicrobium undosum DNA includes these proteins:
- a CDS encoding carboxypeptidase regulatory-like domain-containing protein, whose amino-acid sequence MQQESQFNQRKPFRLVKKKALTSLALFILSWFCLFSWSAFLNPADAEAAVDVAVDNGANAFPGDKLAFTVNHATTAVLGRTETLEIRLTNQSPDKWAYNMGIEAILPDGIEIAQLSQHTAPTTVELLDTSENPVDGRQRVFWKDVKELAPASGGSGEEFRFYITVKVSENYRVKAPGPVDPENPDAEVPPVLQPVQYGENLLPIINVYASTDARNYYYDQNHPTNTRTLQTFTVVPFKMIMNTSHREEVKGAGADSNDSDIWHKFPFTVQMIANSRDDISNISLNADMNGALRVNGIPDGYSVAPASIGIDNNRNQVRWDNLTINRGETKTITFYTAVFNKWMQNGHENSGAIIPDGALIDGNTLHYGVEVNGQAYGGDLSFSVTAKDIQISQSSLKDDGQNRIGYGDRVITRMSIRTNQYYPVTAVALQESIGDGHTFLDSAYNGTGYQVNAPEGAPLNVTNFTGDDQKDGFGKNELQWDIEAIPAKSLVGIQVDSVVDSHWTVAYNRRPLNANDQISASSRIEGTSQPGGPLDGGQGQTWTAADSAGSSISTKAPALSEKITAVNGQAPARDDQAAVTVGDVVNIRLTYDASGIRVKQPGVMVYSFLPDGAELAAMDEQGNISDASLSALALNGVSPGYASGIRALVWNLGTLDETTGTLSVDVPVRIRNNPAVVNDKGEENLAKLSFLNSPGQAQSAGASVRLNYVEPKLQFSRTIYLNDGGALTPVGANAAVTGGAKVTMEIKLTSTGTTTAYSVKFVDTLPEELTNPQGENGASFSRSGAELTFDCGDLASGQEKTFRYTADVVDTIGALRPIATTGKANFSSSVAGSGRQYELSEPGAPYSKLAAQTATITKTFVDSATGHDDDLRIGDWVVHKIEITLPDKTWAYNSVVKDIIDSNQSFLNAYTGYDMSSHSGSGSPAAAFSGNTVTITGIPAIKGPGVAYTCFIKTKVMDLSGQQTQTSHATFDWDDKTAGGVNHRITSADVAVTVKSPMLQITLSPGAGNMVEGDSRLYTVTIKNRGQNIAYTFQPTVQIPLNQGFSLTDCSEGEYDGSANRLTLPIVAQLAPNETKTYTFTAKLNQKLGAGLLTSITASTGDYYTNDSAKAAEALGTPPDKQKLTALNAAANITIPSATITHSIIATSNGSVLNKIRPGDTVTYRITLTAPKGVCLYDGKLVERLPELAKFQVIESPPGTTSSGTELTIPVGDLTQTDNGPQTVEAIVTLRARTDTTFTGTSQTITAYAKASWQMAAAGVVRKSLNEVSVPLAVIQPNLTISFLNKGNNRFADGVDTLPITIRVSNTGQSTAYGSTFHVTIPALIEVSGLSGGGVQDGANITWSGNDIPVGASQDYTFNARLIPTAGSGASGIRLEAKVDSYQSREVGLSPAVTYAPANVKDTHDLSVQDLQAVLTITDTTNGGDKTKVRPGDQITYELTMTAPIQTTAYNAVFDPGNSVLVEQEILSVKKGGMEIAPLNSRYPLGNLSGTANTVTIITRIKTESNFATTQYASSLKANVSYETAPSGGQSKVQNSSTVTISVVQPKLTLNLNPDKSVYEAVYDSIQLTGQLRNVGLSPAYDIEVNQTVTDFVYGGGGNGTPSGAQGSWNFPSLSSDDGQRDMTFTVQADDPAMPVTSVRKAALEVSRYFSRPDGDRKQYDPLTASVDTIIGGNHAIDITGPDAKEAEAATSVDFRYLLKNTGAGKDRFRLTVNVGDTIPYDASLTGDGQTIARGSGANGVWTWREIAAPHQSVGGPEIELNGGETKELTLTITLPERASLGEKLVTLTARGALSDKRYDAQTRINVTGQSLDGWTGNHPRDAWRLPLLAPGEALKYSAVTAINVDQVKAEYQFTAGGQNHSVEVPLSLQNGATYLADHQKRWANVTTHLPDDIPAGEVFVTFASYDQNGVLLEREDANSPSKGDNPFTVFSGIDITGRVTRPDGAAIPGAAVTLADVSGTVTTGQTTADGGGNFRFSNVPARIYRLTGEQAGFSRKELFIRAVPEDPGMSAVNADIVLSPFQLALTANPMTVLGDGVSVSRVQAVITDEQGNPQPGIAVRFEELHGEGAFPQGATAVTGVDGAAAVNFLADKIEGIVTRHYSIRATAAHCGHADVVVSTVPAAIRGQLVDGQNQPLSGMEVTVAKDFNGDGTVDFAAATATGHDGGYLLGITRYQTRYDLELRVRAEVPGASRLFRIGQPAAVAEAVYGQDLSIFDAANSLGGYVASLAPGGSESFLPAEMNEKLKVYLRDAGTGNYTEDSPGHRRSAAVDAGGGFSFGQVPDGRYLVDVRYELEPGTEITVNKDRQGRLPEVTVSGNGRAVFVKTVLDLLGKVYDVNTNQPIQSAQVELYYANTENNVHNGYTPDQRVNLPRHNYSNFGENANPQASGSQGTFAFLVPGGADYYLKVIRPGYFDYTSATMAITDATLRTDVPMLPADPQTSEVSGGQSASYRYTLKNPSAAEDYFRITLSSPYPVELKKGEETIARGEYHAGQWTWTEIAAEYKVIDGSQRSHLIVPLPGNGTVELTAVVTVPVGTSATPNQAITLTASTVQVNRAEQDNIRVIERDTYQKGDAVAVREKALDGWTGAGQAQPFSEPVLGQGDALILSAVSTVNADKVIAEYQAAGQTQQAELALVNGGRFVNDGYKQWENRTHRLPQDITAGQYRVTFTARNAGDAVIQTEAAPAQSNNTLTVLTQVDLVGRVTAQQDGTPLADAVVTIRDDGGVTREVRTDAGGNYRFVDVPTTHYQHVVKKSGYKVETQENVRVLPSTPGQREVVVNAQLVRFQALLQANPESIIGDGRSEAILTTTVRDENDQPVAGVPVRFSAGSGSFPDGQDAQTGNDGKASIRYRSSQLVGTEAQRIPVTAVVNDPEKRLYAESQIFITFDPAAIQGIVTNQSENGPVPVAGAKVRVSKDFDHDGQIDFTSEMITGADGKYHILIPKGNEDYDIEIIKPVRIGGVLREVAFPQKVAVGNVSGHGDQAFNSNKTATGVVQSKTTDGQSAQPLSAEVRARTKIYLLNAAGQYVLGDNGLPKGFTLDANGVFNADALQQGAYRLEVRMEVPDENGQAREVVLNRKANGELPRIEVAQDGQINITEELIDPYGTITDAVTGQVVTGVHVTLRFANTPRNIASGRTPGGQVVLPPLVGFAPSDNANPQYSDNFGKYAFMVFGNTDYYLVGVKDGYQTYTSPTISVNSDIVKWDFSMTPSGGGGGGGGGGASGGSGAGAPGAPQANNNAPTTPAVTEPATGGIDQPAIAITSDRPAYREGDPIRYRVDYRVPAGSATATITVTVPDETEIIDPAGGAVDGKRITWTVAAGKPAATTGALQYTLRARESVLTEAERFVTEDAVLSTSAPAAPASPSAPATSTTSTVSTTPTVPAAAVKAQARVRVLLFTNRFGDGAHKRLVIGYPDGNFGPYRNITRAEIAGLFARLTGVNEAGGADYADVPVSHWARKYIRTVTAKKLFQGYEDGTFRPDEAITRAELAAVVAKYFGVGGKPVTLHFQDIEQHWAANYIEEAYRNHIVGGYPGNLFKPDDKISRVETVTMVNRLLGRGPLTGVPAQFPDMPEDHWAFGQVEEAAQSHRYQREADGTERMTEAIIDQIE is encoded by the coding sequence TTGCAACAGGAATCGCAGTTCAATCAACGCAAACCGTTTCGTCTAGTGAAGAAAAAAGCGCTCACATCTCTAGCTCTCTTCATTTTGTCATGGTTCTGCCTGTTCTCCTGGTCCGCTTTTCTGAATCCGGCGGATGCCGAAGCCGCAGTCGATGTGGCAGTCGATAACGGCGCCAATGCCTTCCCCGGTGACAAGCTCGCTTTCACCGTCAATCATGCCACGACGGCTGTTTTAGGAAGGACGGAGACACTGGAGATCCGCTTGACCAACCAGTCGCCGGACAAGTGGGCCTACAACATGGGGATCGAAGCGATCCTCCCCGATGGCATCGAGATCGCCCAACTCTCCCAACACACAGCCCCCACGACAGTCGAACTGCTGGACACCAGCGAAAATCCCGTTGACGGAAGGCAGCGGGTCTTTTGGAAAGACGTGAAGGAACTCGCCCCGGCCTCCGGCGGGAGCGGCGAGGAGTTCCGCTTTTACATCACCGTCAAGGTCAGCGAAAACTACCGCGTCAAAGCGCCCGGTCCCGTCGATCCCGAAAACCCAGACGCGGAGGTTCCGCCAGTCCTCCAGCCGGTCCAGTACGGAGAGAACCTGTTGCCGATCATCAATGTCTACGCCAGCACCGACGCGCGCAACTACTACTACGACCAGAACCACCCGACGAATACCCGAACATTGCAGACGTTCACCGTCGTCCCCTTCAAAATGATCATGAACACCAGCCACAGGGAAGAGGTCAAAGGGGCCGGCGCCGATTCGAACGACAGCGACATCTGGCACAAGTTCCCCTTTACCGTTCAGATGATCGCCAACAGCCGTGACGACATATCGAACATCTCCCTGAATGCTGACATGAACGGCGCCCTGCGGGTGAACGGCATCCCGGACGGCTATTCGGTCGCTCCCGCGTCGATTGGAATCGATAATAACCGGAACCAGGTGCGCTGGGATAATCTCACCATCAACAGGGGAGAAACGAAGACCATCACCTTTTATACAGCCGTCTTCAACAAGTGGATGCAGAATGGGCATGAAAACAGCGGCGCCATCATCCCGGACGGCGCCTTGATCGACGGCAATACGCTCCACTACGGCGTCGAGGTGAACGGCCAAGCCTATGGCGGCGACCTGTCTTTCAGCGTTACCGCCAAAGACATCCAGATCAGCCAGTCCTCTTTGAAAGATGACGGACAGAACCGGATCGGCTACGGCGACCGGGTGATCACCCGGATGAGTATCCGGACCAACCAGTACTACCCGGTAACCGCCGTCGCTCTTCAAGAATCCATCGGCGACGGTCATACCTTCCTAGACAGCGCCTACAATGGAACCGGTTATCAGGTAAACGCCCCGGAGGGCGCGCCGCTCAACGTCACCAATTTCACCGGCGACGATCAGAAAGACGGTTTCGGGAAGAATGAACTTCAGTGGGACATCGAAGCGATTCCCGCGAAGAGCCTCGTCGGCATCCAAGTCGACAGCGTCGTCGACAGCCATTGGACCGTCGCCTACAACAGAAGGCCGTTGAACGCGAATGACCAGATCAGCGCCAGCAGCCGGATCGAGGGGACTTCCCAGCCGGGGGGGCCGCTTGACGGCGGACAAGGCCAGACGTGGACGGCTGCCGATAGCGCCGGCTCCAGCATCTCGACGAAGGCCCCAGCCCTTTCCGAAAAAATCACCGCCGTTAACGGCCAAGCGCCTGCGCGCGATGACCAGGCCGCCGTGACCGTCGGCGATGTGGTCAACATCCGCCTTACCTATGACGCCAGTGGGATCCGGGTCAAACAGCCCGGCGTCATGGTCTACAGCTTCCTCCCCGACGGCGCCGAACTGGCCGCCATGGACGAGCAGGGAAACATCTCCGATGCCAGCCTGTCTGCCCTGGCCCTTAACGGCGTTTCCCCCGGCTACGCCAGCGGCATCCGGGCGCTCGTCTGGAATCTGGGAACATTAGATGAAACAACTGGGACGCTCTCCGTCGATGTGCCGGTCCGCATCCGCAACAACCCGGCCGTCGTCAACGATAAGGGCGAAGAGAACCTGGCCAAGCTCTCCTTCCTCAATTCACCGGGACAGGCCCAGAGCGCCGGCGCATCTGTAAGGTTGAACTATGTGGAACCTAAATTGCAATTCAGCCGCACCATCTACCTGAACGACGGCGGCGCCCTCACCCCCGTCGGCGCGAATGCCGCCGTCACCGGCGGGGCAAAAGTGACCATGGAGATCAAACTGACCAGCACGGGAACGACAACCGCCTACAGCGTCAAGTTTGTCGATACCTTGCCGGAGGAGTTGACCAATCCCCAAGGGGAAAACGGCGCTTCCTTCAGCCGCAGCGGCGCTGAACTCACCTTCGATTGTGGCGACCTGGCGTCCGGTCAGGAGAAAACCTTCCGGTACACCGCCGATGTGGTCGACACCATCGGCGCCCTGCGTCCCATCGCCACAACCGGAAAAGCGAACTTCAGCAGCAGCGTTGCCGGCAGCGGTCGACAATACGAGCTTTCCGAGCCCGGCGCGCCCTACTCCAAGCTAGCCGCCCAGACGGCGACGATCACCAAGACCTTCGTCGATTCCGCCACCGGCCATGATGACGACCTGCGCATCGGCGACTGGGTTGTACATAAGATCGAGATCACCCTCCCGGACAAAACCTGGGCCTACAACAGCGTGGTCAAGGACATCATCGACAGCAATCAAAGCTTTCTCAACGCCTACACCGGGTACGACATGTCATCCCATAGCGGAAGCGGGAGTCCCGCTGCCGCGTTTTCCGGAAACACCGTCACCATCACCGGCATCCCCGCGATCAAAGGACCGGGTGTCGCTTACACCTGTTTTATCAAGACAAAGGTCATGGACCTGAGCGGACAGCAGACCCAAACATCCCATGCCACATTCGATTGGGATGACAAAACGGCAGGAGGCGTCAATCACCGGATCACTTCGGCGGACGTGGCCGTCACCGTCAAATCGCCGATGCTGCAAATCACCCTGAGCCCGGGCGCCGGGAACATGGTGGAAGGGGATAGCCGGTTATACACCGTTACCATCAAAAACCGCGGACAGAACATCGCCTACACCTTTCAACCGACCGTCCAAATTCCGTTGAACCAGGGCTTTTCCCTTACGGACTGCTCGGAAGGAGAATACGACGGCAGCGCGAACCGGCTCACCTTGCCGATTGTTGCCCAACTCGCCCCGAATGAAACGAAGACCTACACCTTTACGGCCAAATTGAATCAAAAACTGGGCGCCGGCCTTTTGACAAGTATCACCGCCTCGACAGGGGACTACTACACCAACGACAGCGCCAAGGCGGCGGAGGCTTTAGGTACGCCCCCCGATAAACAAAAACTGACCGCCCTGAACGCCGCCGCGAATATCACCATCCCTTCAGCCACCATCACCCACAGCATCATTGCCACAAGCAACGGCAGCGTCCTCAACAAGATCCGCCCCGGCGACACCGTCACTTACAGAATCACCCTGACGGCGCCCAAAGGCGTTTGCCTCTATGACGGCAAGTTGGTCGAACGACTGCCAGAACTGGCCAAGTTTCAAGTGATCGAATCGCCGCCTGGGACGACATCCAGCGGAACCGAATTGACCATCCCCGTCGGCGATCTGACGCAAACGGATAACGGCCCCCAGACCGTCGAGGCCATAGTGACCCTTCGGGCCAGAACGGATACAACCTTCACCGGGACGTCGCAAACCATCACCGCCTATGCCAAGGCTTCTTGGCAAATGGCTGCCGCTGGCGTTGTGCGCAAAAGTCTCAACGAGGTTTCTGTGCCCCTGGCGGTCATCCAACCGAATCTGACCATTTCCTTTCTCAACAAGGGGAATAACCGTTTTGCCGATGGCGTCGATACCCTTCCCATCACCATCCGGGTAAGTAACACAGGACAGTCGACAGCATACGGGAGCACCTTCCATGTGACGATCCCGGCCTTGATCGAGGTATCCGGCCTTTCGGGCGGCGGCGTTCAGGACGGCGCAAACATCACCTGGAGCGGCAATGACATTCCTGTCGGGGCTTCCCAGGATTACACCTTCAACGCCCGGCTGATCCCCACGGCCGGTTCCGGCGCCAGCGGCATCCGCCTGGAGGCGAAGGTGGACAGTTACCAGTCGCGGGAAGTGGGACTCTCCCCGGCGGTCACCTACGCGCCGGCGAACGTCAAGGATACCCATGACCTGTCCGTGCAGGATCTCCAGGCTGTTTTAACCATCACGGACACGACCAACGGCGGCGACAAGACAAAAGTGCGCCCCGGCGACCAGATCACCTACGAGTTGACCATGACAGCGCCCATCCAGACGACGGCCTACAACGCCGTATTTGATCCGGGTAACAGCGTCCTGGTCGAACAAGAGATCCTTTCCGTAAAAAAAGGCGGGATGGAGATCGCCCCGCTCAATTCTCGCTATCCCCTGGGAAACCTGTCCGGAACGGCAAATACCGTTACGATTATCACCCGGATAAAGACGGAATCCAACTTCGCGACGACCCAGTATGCCAGTTCCCTGAAGGCCAATGTCAGTTACGAGACGGCCCCGTCGGGCGGCCAGTCGAAAGTCCAAAACTCCAGCACGGTCACGATCAGTGTCGTGCAGCCGAAGCTCACTCTCAACCTGAACCCGGATAAAAGTGTCTACGAGGCTGTCTATGACTCCATCCAGCTGACGGGACAGTTGCGCAATGTGGGCTTGAGCCCCGCTTATGACATCGAGGTCAACCAGACCGTAACGGACTTCGTGTACGGCGGTGGCGGCAACGGCACGCCAAGCGGCGCGCAGGGCAGTTGGAACTTCCCGAGCCTCAGCAGCGACGATGGACAGCGGGACATGACCTTCACCGTCCAGGCCGATGATCCCGCCATGCCCGTCACATCGGTGCGCAAGGCGGCCCTCGAAGTGAGCCGGTACTTCTCGCGTCCCGATGGCGATCGCAAGCAATACGATCCCCTTACGGCATCAGTCGACACGATCATCGGCGGCAATCACGCCATCGACATCACCGGCCCTGACGCCAAAGAAGCGGAAGCGGCCACCAGCGTCGATTTCCGCTACCTCTTGAAAAACACAGGCGCCGGTAAGGACCGGTTCCGCCTGACCGTAAATGTGGGGGACACCATTCCCTATGACGCTTCTCTGACCGGTGATGGACAGACCATCGCTCGCGGCAGCGGCGCCAACGGGGTGTGGACCTGGAGGGAGATCGCTGCCCCGCACCAGTCCGTCGGCGGTCCTGAGATCGAGTTGAACGGGGGAGAGACGAAAGAACTCACCCTGACGATCACCCTGCCGGAGCGAGCCAGTCTGGGCGAAAAACTGGTCACCCTCACCGCCCGGGGGGCGCTCAGTGACAAGCGTTATGACGCCCAGACCCGGATCAACGTGACCGGTCAGTCCCTGGACGGGTGGACGGGCAACCATCCCCGTGATGCCTGGCGCTTACCCCTGCTGGCGCCCGGCGAAGCCCTCAAGTATTCCGCCGTCACCGCCATCAACGTAGATCAGGTGAAAGCCGAGTACCAATTTACCGCCGGCGGGCAGAACCATTCGGTGGAAGTGCCCTTGTCGTTGCAAAACGGCGCCACCTATCTCGCCGATCACCAGAAACGCTGGGCCAATGTCACCACCCATCTGCCAGATGACATCCCTGCCGGTGAGGTTTTTGTCACCTTCGCATCCTACGACCAGAACGGGGTGCTGTTGGAAAGAGAAGACGCGAACAGCCCATCGAAAGGCGATAACCCCTTCACCGTCTTCTCCGGCATCGACATCACCGGTCGTGTCACCCGCCCCGATGGCGCCGCCATTCCCGGCGCTGCGGTGACCCTTGCCGATGTGTCTGGGACTGTGACCACCGGACAGACCACGGCGGACGGCGGCGGAAACTTCCGCTTCTCGAATGTTCCCGCCCGCATCTACCGCCTGACAGGGGAACAGGCAGGCTTTAGCCGGAAGGAACTCTTTATCCGGGCCGTGCCGGAAGATCCCGGCATGAGCGCTGTCAACGCAGACATTGTGCTCTCTCCCTTCCAGTTGGCCTTGACGGCCAATCCGATGACGGTCTTGGGAGACGGCGTCTCCGTTAGCCGCGTGCAGGCAGTCATTACCGACGAGCAAGGCAACCCCCAGCCGGGCATCGCCGTCCGGTTTGAGGAACTCCATGGGGAAGGCGCCTTCCCGCAGGGGGCGACGGCGGTCACCGGCGTTGACGGCGCCGCGGCGGTTAACTTTCTCGCCGATAAAATTGAAGGGATTGTGACACGCCACTACTCGATCCGGGCGACTGCCGCCCACTGCGGTCATGCGGACGTGGTTGTCTCGACTGTCCCGGCAGCCATCCGGGGTCAGCTGGTAGACGGGCAAAACCAACCGCTTTCCGGAATGGAAGTGACCGTTGCCAAGGACTTCAACGGCGACGGGACCGTCGACTTCGCTGCTGCCACCGCCACGGGCCACGATGGCGGCTATCTCCTCGGCATCACCCGCTATCAAACCCGCTATGACCTGGAACTGCGCGTCCGAGCAGAAGTCCCCGGCGCAAGCCGCCTGTTCCGCATCGGTCAGCCGGCTGCGGTCGCCGAAGCCGTATATGGGCAGGACCTGTCGATCTTTGACGCTGCCAACAGCCTGGGCGGGTACGTGGCATCCCTGGCCCCAGGTGGGAGCGAGAGCTTCCTCCCGGCAGAGATGAACGAAAAACTGAAGGTTTACCTGCGCGACGCCGGCACTGGCAATTATACTGAGGACAGCCCGGGACACCGGCGCAGCGCAGCTGTCGACGCCGGCGGCGGCTTCTCCTTCGGACAGGTTCCCGACGGCCGCTATCTGGTTGATGTCCGCTATGAACTGGAACCGGGCACGGAGATCACCGTCAATAAAGATCGCCAGGGCCGATTGCCCGAAGTGACCGTCAGCGGGAACGGCCGCGCCGTTTTCGTCAAGACCGTCCTCGACTTGCTCGGCAAGGTCTATGATGTCAACACCAATCAACCGATTCAGAGCGCCCAGGTGGAGTTGTACTACGCCAATACGGAAAACAACGTGCACAACGGGTATACGCCTGATCAACGGGTGAACCTGCCGAGACACAACTATTCAAACTTTGGGGAGAACGCCAATCCGCAAGCCAGCGGGAGCCAGGGAACCTTCGCCTTCCTCGTTCCCGGCGGCGCCGATTACTACCTGAAGGTGATCCGCCCTGGCTATTTCGACTACACCAGCGCGACCATGGCGATCACCGACGCCACTCTGCGCACCGATGTTCCCATGCTTCCCGCTGACCCGCAGACATCGGAAGTCTCGGGCGGTCAGTCAGCATCTTACCGGTATACCCTGAAGAATCCTTCCGCTGCAGAGGATTACTTCCGGATCACCCTGTCCTCGCCCTATCCCGTCGAACTGAAAAAGGGCGAAGAGACCATCGCCCGGGGAGAATACCATGCCGGCCAGTGGACGTGGACAGAGATCGCAGCGGAATACAAGGTGATCGATGGGAGCCAGCGGTCCCACCTGATTGTTCCCCTTCCCGGAAATGGAACGGTAGAGTTGACCGCCGTCGTCACCGTTCCTGTGGGAACTTCTGCGACGCCCAACCAGGCGATCACCCTGACAGCCTCGACAGTTCAGGTCAATCGCGCGGAACAGGACAACATCCGGGTCATCGAGCGGGACACCTATCAGAAGGGTGACGCCGTGGCGGTCCGCGAAAAGGCGCTCGACGGCTGGACAGGCGCAGGACAGGCGCAGCCCTTCAGCGAGCCGGTTCTCGGACAGGGAGACGCCCTGATCTTGTCCGCTGTCAGCACCGTCAACGCCGACAAGGTCATCGCTGAGTACCAGGCTGCCGGTCAAACCCAGCAGGCGGAACTCGCCCTCGTCAACGGCGGACGCTTTGTTAACGATGGCTATAAGCAGTGGGAAAATCGGACACACCGCCTGCCGCAAGACATCACCGCTGGACAATACCGCGTGACCTTCACCGCCCGCAACGCCGGCGACGCCGTCATTCAGACGGAAGCTGCCCCGGCGCAGTCGAACAATACCTTGACCGTCCTCACCCAGGTCGATCTGGTGGGACGGGTGACGGCTCAGCAAGACGGGACGCCCTTGGCCGACGCGGTGGTGACGATTCGCGACGATGGCGGCGTCACCAGAGAGGTCCGGACCGATGCGGGCGGGAATTACCGCTTTGTTGATGTGCCGACGACCCACTACCAGCATGTCGTGAAGAAATCGGGGTACAAGGTGGAGACTCAGGAGAACGTCCGCGTGCTGCCGTCTACCCCCGGACAGCGGGAAGTGGTTGTCAATGCCCAGTTGGTCCGGTTCCAGGCGCTGCTGCAGGCCAACCCCGAGTCGATCATCGGCGACGGCAGGTCAGAGGCGATTTTGACGACCACCGTCCGCGATGAGAACGATCAACCGGTTGCCGGCGTTCCCGTCCGCTTCAGCGCAGGAAGTGGCTCTTTCCCCGACGGGCAGGACGCACAGACCGGCAATGACGGCAAGGCTTCCATCCGGTACCGTTCCTCCCAGTTGGTGGGGACGGAAGCCCAGCGGATTCCTGTCACCGCCGTCGTAAATGATCCCGAAAAACGGCTCTACGCCGAATCGCAGATTTTTATCACCTTCGACCCGGCGGCGATCCAAGGGATCGTGACGAACCAGTCGGAAAACGGCCCTGTGCCGGTCGCAGGCGCCAAGGTCCGCGTCTCCAAGGACTTTGATCATGACGGGCAGATCGACTTTACCAGCGAGATGATCACCGGCGCCGACGGCAAGTACCACATCCTCATCCCCAAAGGCAATGAGGACTACGATATCGAGATCATCAAGCCGGTGCGGATCGGCGGCGTCTTGCGGGAGGTGGCCTTCCCGCAGAAAGTCGCTGTCGGCAACGTCAGCGGTCACGGAGACCAGGCGTTCAATTCGAATAAGACCGCCACCGGCGTCGTGCAGAGCAAGACCACCGACGGCCAGTCTGCGCAACCCCTTTCCGCCGAAGTTCGCGCGCGGACGAAGATCTATCTGCTCAACGCAGCCGGCCAGTATGTCCTCGGCGACAATGGCCTTCCCAAAGGGTTCACCCTCGACGCCAACGGCGTCTTCAACGCCGACGCGCTCCAGCAAGGGGCCTACCGGCTGGAAGTCCGCATGGAGGTCCCCGATGAAAACGGGCAGGCCCGTGAAGTGGTGCTTAACCGGAAAGCCAACGGGGAACTCCCCCGGATCGAAGTCGCCCAGGACGGTCAGATCAACATCACGGAGGAACTGATCGACCCCTACGGCACCATCACCGACGCCGTTACCGGACAGGTGGTGACCGGCGTCCACGTCACCCTTCGCTTTGCCAACACGCCGAGAAACATCGCCAGCGGGCGGACGCCGGGAGGGCAGGTGGTCCTGCCGCCGCTGGTTGGATTTGCGCCCTCCGACAACGCCAACCCGCAATACAGCGACAACTTCGGCAAATACGCTTTCATGGTCTTTGGCAACACCGACTACTACCTGGTCGGCGTCAAAGATGGCTACCAGACCTATACCAGCCCCACCATCTCCGTCAACAGCGATATCGTCAAGTGGGATTTCTCCATGACCCCGTCCGGAGGGGGCGGCGGTGGCGGTGGCGGCGGCGCGAGCGGTGGTTCCGGCGCTGGTGCTCCCGGCGCCCCGCAGGCAAACAACAACGCGCCCACAACGCCAGCGGTGACAGAGCCGGCGACAGGCGGTATCGACCAGCCCGCTATCGCCATCACCAGCGATCGACCGGCCTACCGGGAAGGCGACCCGATCCGATACCGGGTCGACTACCGCGTCCCCGCCGGAAGCGCTACGGCAACGATTACCGTGACCGTTCCCGATGAAACGGAAATCATCGATCCGGCCGGCGGCGCCGTCGACGGCAAGCGCATCACCTGGACCGTGGCAGCAGGCAAGCCTGCCGCCACAACGGGCGCCCTCCAGTATACATTGAGGGCTCGGGAGAGCGTCCTCACAGAAGCGGAACGCTTCGTCACTGAAGATGCTGTCCTGTCCACCAGCGCCCCCGCTGCCCCCGCTTCTCCCAGTGCTCCCGCTACGTCGACGACTTCTACCGTCTCCACCACGCCCACTGTCCCCGCTGCTGCGGTAAAGGCCCAGGCCAGGGTGAGGGTCCTCTTGTTCACCAATCGCTTCGGCGACGGTGCGCACAAGCGGTTGGTCATCGGGTATCCCGACGGCAACTTCGGCCCCTACCGCAACATCACCCGGGCCGAGATCGCCGGTCTATTTGCCCGGCTGACCGGCGTCAACGAGGCAGGCGGCGCTGACTATGCCGATGTGCCGGTGTCCCACTGGGCCCGCAAGTACATCCGAACCGTCACCGCCAAAAAACTCTTCCAGGGGTATGAAGACGGAACCTTCCGCCCCGATGAAGCGATCACCCGGGCCGAACTGGCGGCTGTCGTCGCCAAATACTTCGGTGTCGGCGGCAAGCCCGTCACGCTGCACTTCCAGGACATTGAGCAGCACTGGGCCGCCAATTACATCGAGGAAGCCTACCGCAACCATATCGTCGGCGGCTACCCCGGAAACCTGTTCAAGCCAGACGATAAAATCAGTCGCGTCGAGACGGTTACCATGGTCAACCGACTCCTGGGAAGAGGCCCTTTGACAGGCGTCCCGGCCCAGTTCCCCGACATGCCGGAAGACCATTGGGCATTTGGGCAGGTGGAAGAAGCCGCCCAAAGCCACCGCTACCAGCGGGAGGCTGATGGCACGGAGCGGATGACGGAGGCAATTATCGACCAGATTGAGTAG